From Tiliqua scincoides isolate rTilSci1 chromosome 2, rTilSci1.hap2, whole genome shotgun sequence, the proteins below share one genomic window:
- the LOC136641293 gene encoding uncharacterized protein, with amino-acid sequence MASAPQSTEVEREAMCPICLECLTDPVTLDCRHNFCRSCITGYCQKRAKVKTVRCPLCKTRIQKGTLQPNWQLSNIVEKIKLGKSTQGKENMCKKHHEKLQLFCKEDEELVCLICEHSPEHNQHSVLLLEKAVQEYRDKIKLQQKSLEKDRGNLVDRKLVEELKCQECLEQLEAEKQKVSSVFQQLHTFLEEKEDLWLSQLDELKKEIEEKHEENATKLSKEVSRLNKWIKKMERKCQQPAGEFLQNIGSTLKNYENKEIGHTVVLSPGLEEIIRICSQKNAAIEKITEKYKEEAVRLTESYEAAMGTYSAPVTGPAKKANCRPPGPLPHGIALKPSGLRLTFQGERTSRTPTLPLAYYVGLLKEPKAWAGKLPAAIPTLPLCCTCGQPGHIKWDCPFMDCLQANVRTSTQAWRENDGLSTEAEDDDLDLQGSEAGQCELERMLTPDQEQQQAKFWTWTKGAVAPPLEECACEVLCHHNPAWRKMLGHHSAPSCANLAKTPGLSANDWQLELQGFKGWDQVQGGDIKESVGAPEGVQARKVEGCKGAGEAEDRGNKMPGESRVEGRKTQQEVGDGNWDLGEETQSPREERGRMEKDQVPSLKGREGDKGTSDTEARGRSREEGFRTVSGFRKGEPGGEGAGKEIQDDQEQQGERLQGQEDSLGSSSSKDQGVSKGGRSRRLGQGLGLRLSGYSWSLGRGYKIIGYPLPRRAPVSTPAGTLELSSLGGCPDTFKSPAKNTKPSGRGVPSEEIFRPC; translated from the exons ATGGCTTCAGCCCCACAGTCCACTGAAGTGGAGCGGGAAGCCATGTGCCCCATCTGCTTGGAGTGCCTGACTGACCCGGTGACCCTGGACTGCCGCCACAACTTCTGTCGGAGTTGCATCACTGGTTACTGCCAGAAAAGAGCCAAAGTGAAGACAGTGAGGTGTCCCCTCTGCAAGACCCGGATCCAGAAAGGGACTTTGCAACCCAACTGGCAGCTGTCAAATATAGTGGAGAAAATTAAACTGGGCAAATCAACCCAAGGTAAAGAGAACATGTGTAAAAAACATCATGAAAAGCTCCAGCTCTTCTGCAAGGAAGACGAAGAATTGGTGTGTCTGATTTGTGAGCACTCCCCAGAACATAATCAACACTCTGTGCTTCTTCTGGAAAAAGCTGTCCAGGAATACAGG GACAAAATCAAGCTCCAGCAGAAGTCACTGGAGAAAGACAGAGGAAATCTTGTGGATAGGAAACTGGTTGAAGAACTGAAGTGCCAGGAATGCCTG GAACAGCTGGAAGCGGAGAAGCAGAAGGTGAGTTCTGTCTTTCAGCAATTgcacacgtttctggaggaaaaagaggacctctggctTTCCCAGCTTGATGAACTGAAGAAAGAGATTGAGGAGAAGCATGAAGAAAATGCCACCAAACTCTCCAAGGAGGTTTCCCGTCTCAATAAGTGGATcaaaaaaatggaaaggaagtGCCAGCAGCCAGCGGGTGAATTCCTGCAG AACATTGGAAGCACCTTGAAAAA ctatgAGAACAAAGAAATTGGGCACACAGTGGTACTGTCTCCTGGGCTGGAAGAAATTATCAGAATTTGCTCTCAGAAAAATGCAGCTATAGAAAAGATCACAGAGAAATATAAAG AAGAGGCAGTAAGACTCACTGAGTCCTATGAAGCAGCTATGGGCACCTACTCTGCACCTGTCACAGGGcctgcaaagaaggcaaactgCCGACCCCCTGGACCCCTTCCACATGGGATTGCTTTGAAGCCAAGTGGGTTACGCCTGACCTTCCAGGGAGAACGAACAAGCAGAACTCCTACTCTACCTCTAGCATACTATGTGGGTCTACTCAAGGAACCAAAAGCCTGGGCGGGAAAACTACCAGCTGCGATACCCACACTTCCACTATGTTGCACCTGTGGGCAGCCTGGCCACATCAAGTGGGACTGTCCTTTCATGGATTGTTTGCAGGCAAATGTCAGGACTTCCACCCAG GCATGGAGGGAGAATGATGGTCTTTCGACTGAGGCAGAAGATGATGACCTGGACTTGCAGGGCAGTGAGGCTGGGCAATGTGAGTTAGAACGCATGCTGACCCCTGACCAAGAGCAGCAG caggcAAAATTCTGGACATGGACCAAGGGAGCAGTGGCACCTCCCTTGGAGGAGTGTGCATGTGAAGTGCTCTGCCACCACAACCCAGCATGGCGAAAAATGCTTGGTCATCACTCGGCTCCCAGCTGTGCCAATCTGGCAAAGACACCTGGGCTGAGTGCTAATGACTGGCAGCTGGAGCTTCAGGGCTTCAAGGGGTGGGACCAAGTGCAGGGTGGAGATATAAAGGAGAGTGTGGGAGCTCCAGAAGGGGTTCAGGCCAGGAAAGTGGAGGGTTGCAAGGGAGCTGGTGAGGCTGAGGATAGAGGAAATAAAATGCCAGGAGAAAGCAGAGTTGAAGGAAGGAAAACCCAGCAGGAGGTGGGAGACGGCAACTGGGACTTGGGAGAGGAGACCCAGAGTCCcagagaagaaagaggaagaatgGAGAAAGACCAGGTGCCAAGCCTCAAAGGGCGAGAGGGGGACAAAGGGACAAGTGATACTGAGGCAAGGGGCAGGAGCAGAGAGGAAGGATTCAGAACAGTAAGTGGGTTCAGGAAAGGTGAaccaggaggagaaggagctggaAAGGAGATTCAGGATGACCAAGAGCAGCAAGGAGAAAGACTGCAGGGGCAGGAGGACagcctgggcagcagcagcagcaaagatcaAGGGGTGAGCAAGGGAGGGAGGTCCAGGAGGTTGGGGCAGGGGCTGGGTCTCAGATTGTCTGGCTACAGTTGGTCCCTGGGTCGTGGCTACAAGATCATAGGCTATCCCTTGCCACGCAGGGCTCCCGTCTCTACCCCAGCAGGGACCCTGGAGCTCAGCAGCCTTGGAGGCTGTCCCGACACGTTCAAGAGCCCAGCCAAGAACACTAAGCCCAGTGGGAGAGGAGTTCCTTCCGAAGAAATATTCAGGCCCTGCTAG